One segment of Daphnia magna isolate NIES linkage group LG2, ASM2063170v1.1, whole genome shotgun sequence DNA contains the following:
- the LOC116915917 gene encoding polyamine-transporting ATPase 13A3 isoform X1, with amino-acid sequence MGRVWKFFNKLKCSAACNTCCCTYDTLKDEQSQVVKLPNGDMIVIYGYERSFKGSFGLAILSFFTLFIGLIIASVRPGGLTPWFYRRSALSSATKVMLTPKSFLNVQRDSDGRRWFIWLHYRFIWCAQSGKFKRMRCVDEIGLRFSDIHGLGNGLDPTNHRLRKESYGSNTTEVAYPSLISLLISTSMKPFRLFYLVAIATWIVQKYYIYAGLIGLAAVVEAGSSVFLQFRHRLRFHRLSLLNCEITVLGPGHDRRLIMSHDLVPGSVIQLTSKGNITMPCDAVILSGSCIARESVAANPKHKYQLPKSRMELYDRQKHRQHTLFRGSSIVLQTEKVIALVIRTGWSTENGGAFAAKMASISCPSIFDRHRDHLFLLLGLTGLCSAAYGIYVRHSSLDIPNLILTGMSLIVICLPPLFSPALLLTSLYPLVRLYQDGFRFNSFDEPSSVLNRVGATDTVCLLENALLRDAATKLLKVSSTRYDEWTRDPQLTLCMASCVNHFTPNDFQVFSTAAWKIITNQNSHRVQSVCNEYESYRVTKIYADETHSSLPFVLVRADPIESVNATSWYFIRGPYLRVVDFAEEYSFEHKEEQLELVAFAGRQLTETEKLSTLEPDLSLLLRKFQLLGLASVDCNISKDSSAVVSLLRSANIRTLMISKRDVREAVHLARNAGIILNKEPVAQIEIPSMEGLYPPSLRVIDLPETGSGIDLEENSIPRKAHVVLTGDMLDALLESFPEMVDQIIGRVTVFASTDTLQTNRFLEKLNGLNRKMLVCKDAEDCYLTVPVNCLTLAPQDEHQILHRDLCNSQSISSIRELLGQSRASLVGSLGISKLMVCYMAARLTSTLLLYDNPSPAIQTLFVDLVLVMAPTMLFGFTQPNNHSLSKKRPSQSIIRLKEILSVFFQLALVVATQYFALIMAQHQPWFERTLLKTNWTDDSFTLSDENYAVYSLSLFQYLNLFVVFSSGAPHLRRIWSNLGLTLYLLTLAIFCSVVVLEPPEQLKIFMALKTPPVFDFRLALFSLAVIYIFTSLGIQCLIDYCFVPVCFSRASPRNLSDLEGLDSASVNVLYRPSTLTTQTHQLASEKLSRPTTLNLPIF; translated from the exons ATGGGTAGGGTGtggaaattttttaataagtTAAAGTGTTCGGCTGCATGCAACACGTGTTGTTGCACGTACG ATACGTTGAAAGATGAGCAGTCTCAGGTCGTCAAATTGCCTAATGGAGATATGATC GTTATCTATGGCTATGAAAGAAGTTTTAAGGGATCCTTCGGATTAGCGATTCTGTCGTTCTTTACCTTATTTATCGGACTAATAATTGCAAGTGTTCGTCCAGGTGGATTGACGCCATGGTTTTATCGACGTTCGGCTTTATCCAGTGCAACAAAAGTCATGCTGACGCCGAAAtcctttttaaatgttcagcGTGATAGTGACGGTCGTCGATGGTTTATTTGGCTGCACTACCGTTTTATTTGGTGTGCTCAGTCTGGCAAATTTAAACGCATGCGCTGCGTGGATGAGATAGGACTGAGATTTTCCGACATCCATGGCTTAGGGAATGGCCTTGATCCCACTAACCATCGTTTAAG AAAGGAGAGCTATGGCAGCAATACTACGGAGGTTGCCTATCCCAGTTTAATTTCCTTGTTGATCTCGACATCGATGAAACCTTTTCGCCTCTTCTATTTGGTTGCCATCGCTACTTGGATAGTCCAGAAGTACTACATCTATGCTGGTCTTATAGGATTAGCTGCCGTAGTAGAGGCGGGATCGAGCGTTTTTCTTCAGTTTCGG CATCGACTTCGTTTTCATCGCCTGTCGCTTCTCAATTGCGAAATAACGGTTCTCGGTCCTGGTCATGACAGACGTTTGATAATGTCGCATGATCTAGTACCAGGGTCAGTCATTCAATTGACATCAAAAGGCAATATTACAATGCCGTGTGATGCTGTAATTTTATCTGGTAGTTGTATCGCTCGAGAATCAG TTGCAGCCAATCCAAAGCACAAGTACCAGCTGCCTAAATCTAGAATGGAACTGTACGATCGGCAAAAACACCGCCAACACACTCTATTCCGGGGATCTTCTATTGTTTTGCAAACTGAAAAA gtgattGCTTTAGTTATCCGAACCGGGTGGAGTACGGAGAACGGCGGTGCCTTTGCAGCCAAAATGGCTAGTATTAGCTGCCCGTCGATTTTTGATCGCCATCGTGACCACCTGTTTTTACTTCTCGGCTTAACAGGGTTATGCTCTGCCGCATATGGAATTTACGTCAGA CATTCTTCACTTGATATTCCGAATCTTATCCTTACGGGAATGAGTTTAATCGTCATTTGCCTCCCACCGTTATTTTCTCCTGCGCTATTGCTTACCAGTCTTTATCCGCTTGTCCGTCTTTATCAGGATGGATTCCGTTTTAATTCTTTTGATGAACCTAGTTCCGTTTTAAATCGTGTAGGTGCCACCGACACCGTCTGTTTGCTCGAG AATGCACTTCTGCGAGATGCAGCTACAAAATTGCTAAAAGTTTCATCCACCAG GTACGATGAGTGGACACGTGATCCGCAGCTAACCTTATGCATGGCCTCCTGCGTCAACCATTTCACTCCGAATGACTTTCAG GTGTTTTCGACTGCGGCATGGAAAATTATTACCAACCAGAACAGCCACAGAGTGCAATCGGTTTGCAATGAATATGAAAGCTATCGCGTAACCAAAATCTATGCCGATGAGACCCATTCTTCATTACCATTCGTCTTGGTCAGAGCTGACCCAATTGAATCGGTAAACGCGACTTCGTGGTATTTCATACGAGGCCCATATTTAAGGGTTGTGGATTTCGCCGAAGAGTATTCGTTTG aaCATAAAGAAGAACAGCTTGAGTTGGTAGCATTTGCTGGACGCCAACTGACTGAAACGGAGAAGTTGTCAACTCTCGAACCCGACTTAAGTCTTCTGTTGCGGAAATTTCAGCTGTTAGGCCTAGCCTCAGTGGATTGTAACATATCAAAAGATTCCAGTGCAGTTGTTTCACTACTTCGCTCAGCCAACATAAGAACCTTGATGATATCAA AGAGGGACGTGAGAGAAGCCGTCCATCTGGCCCGCAACGCTGGGATTATCCTCAACAAAGAACCTGTGGCTCAGATAGAAATTCCGTCAATGGAAGGATTATATCCTCCATCGCTGAGAGTCATTGATCTTCCAGAAACTG GTTCAGGAATTGATCTTGAAGAAAACAGCATTCCGCGTAAGGCCCACGTTGTTCTGACTGGTGACATGTTGGATGCATTGCTAGAATCATTTCCAGAAATGGTTGATCAGATTATTGGCCGTGTAACTGTGTTTGCCTCTACAGACACCCTCCAAACGAACCGTTTCTTGGAAAAACTGAATGGACTGAATCGCAAAATGC TTGTGTGCAAGGATGCTGAAGATTGCTACCTCACGGTGCCCGTAAATTGCCTGACTTTGGCTCCACAAGATGAACATCAAATTTTGCATCGTGATTTATGCAATAGTCAATCTATCAGCAGTATTAGGGAGTTACTAGGGCAGAGCCGAGCCTCTTTAGTGGGATCTCTTGGGATCAGCAAGCTTATGGTGTGCTATATGGCTGCCCGGCTTACTTCCACCCTATTACTGTATGATAATCCGTCTCCGGCTATTCAAACCCTCTTCGTCGATCTCGTTTTAGTTATGGCTCCTACGATGTTATTTGGTTTCACGCAGCCGAATAATCATTCTCTCTCGAAAAAAAGGCCATCTCAATCGATCATCCGTTTGAAAGAAATATTGTCCGTCTTTTTTCAGCTGGCACTCGTCGTAGCCACACAATATTTTGCGCTGATCATGGCCCAGCATCAGCCATGGTTTGAAAGAACTTTGCTCAAGACGAATTGGACAGATGATTCCTTTACTTTATCGGACGAAAACTACGCAGTTTACTCCTTGTCCCTCTTTCAGTATTTAAATCTGTTTGTGGTTTTTTCGTCAGGGGCTCCTCATCTCCGTAGAATTTGGAGTAATCTAGGTCTTACTTTGTACCTTCTAACACTGGCAATCTTTTGCTCTGTTGTGGTTCTAGAACCACCGGAACAACTCAAAATTTTTATGGCGTTGAAAACTCCACCTGTCTTTGACTTCCGCCTGGCGTTGTTCTCGCTAGCCGTCATTTACATATTCACTTCCTTGGGAATTCAATGTCTGATTGATTACTGCTTTGTTCCAGTTTGCTTCTCACGTGCCTCGCCTCGTAATTTATCGGATCTGGAAGGTTTAGATAGTGCTAGTGTCAACGTTTTATATCGACCTTCCACTTTAACGACCCAAACACATCAGCTTGCCAGCGAGAAACTTTCCCGACCCACCACCTTAAACTTACCCATCTTTTAA
- the LOC116915917 gene encoding polyamine-transporting ATPase 13A3 isoform X2 produces MGRVWKFFNKLKCSAACNTCCCTYDTLKDEQSQVVKLPNGDMIVIYGYERSFKGSFGLAILSFFTLFIGLIIASVRPGGLTPWFYRRSALSSATKVMLTPKSFLNVQRDSDGRRWFIWLHYRFIWCAQSGKFKRMRCVDEIGLRFSDIHGLGNGLDPTNHRLRKESYGSNTTEVAYPSLISLLISTSMKPFRLFYLVAIATWIVQKYYIYAGLIGLAAVVEAGSSVFLQFRHRLRFHRLSLLNCEITVLGPGHDRRLIMSHDLVPGSVIQLTSKGNITMPCDAVILSGSCIARESVAANPKHKYQLPKSRMELYDRQKHRQHTLFRGSSIVLQTEKVIALVIRTGWSTENGGAFAAKMASISCPSIFDRHRDHLFLLLGLTGLCSAAYGIYVRHSSLDIPNLILTGMSLIVICLPPLFSPALLLTSLYPLVRLYQDGFRFNSFDEPSSVLNRVGATDTVCLLENALLRDAATKLLKVSSTRYDEWTRDPQLTLCMASCVNHFTPNDFQVFSTAAWKIITNQNSHRVQSVCNEYESYRVTKIYADETHSSLPFVLVRADPIESVNATSWYFIRGPYLRVVDFAEEYSFEEQLELVAFAGRQLTETEKLSTLEPDLSLLLRKFQLLGLASVDCNISKDSSAVVSLLRSANIRTLMISKRDVREAVHLARNAGIILNKEPVAQIEIPSMEGLYPPSLRVIDLPETGSGIDLEENSIPRKAHVVLTGDMLDALLESFPEMVDQIIGRVTVFASTDTLQTNRFLEKLNGLNRKMLVCKDAEDCYLTVPVNCLTLAPQDEHQILHRDLCNSQSISSIRELLGQSRASLVGSLGISKLMVCYMAARLTSTLLLYDNPSPAIQTLFVDLVLVMAPTMLFGFTQPNNHSLSKKRPSQSIIRLKEILSVFFQLALVVATQYFALIMAQHQPWFERTLLKTNWTDDSFTLSDENYAVYSLSLFQYLNLFVVFSSGAPHLRRIWSNLGLTLYLLTLAIFCSVVVLEPPEQLKIFMALKTPPVFDFRLALFSLAVIYIFTSLGIQCLIDYCFVPVCFSRASPRNLSDLEGLDSASVNVLYRPSTLTTQTHQLASEKLSRPTTLNLPIF; encoded by the exons ATGGGTAGGGTGtggaaattttttaataagtTAAAGTGTTCGGCTGCATGCAACACGTGTTGTTGCACGTACG ATACGTTGAAAGATGAGCAGTCTCAGGTCGTCAAATTGCCTAATGGAGATATGATC GTTATCTATGGCTATGAAAGAAGTTTTAAGGGATCCTTCGGATTAGCGATTCTGTCGTTCTTTACCTTATTTATCGGACTAATAATTGCAAGTGTTCGTCCAGGTGGATTGACGCCATGGTTTTATCGACGTTCGGCTTTATCCAGTGCAACAAAAGTCATGCTGACGCCGAAAtcctttttaaatgttcagcGTGATAGTGACGGTCGTCGATGGTTTATTTGGCTGCACTACCGTTTTATTTGGTGTGCTCAGTCTGGCAAATTTAAACGCATGCGCTGCGTGGATGAGATAGGACTGAGATTTTCCGACATCCATGGCTTAGGGAATGGCCTTGATCCCACTAACCATCGTTTAAG AAAGGAGAGCTATGGCAGCAATACTACGGAGGTTGCCTATCCCAGTTTAATTTCCTTGTTGATCTCGACATCGATGAAACCTTTTCGCCTCTTCTATTTGGTTGCCATCGCTACTTGGATAGTCCAGAAGTACTACATCTATGCTGGTCTTATAGGATTAGCTGCCGTAGTAGAGGCGGGATCGAGCGTTTTTCTTCAGTTTCGG CATCGACTTCGTTTTCATCGCCTGTCGCTTCTCAATTGCGAAATAACGGTTCTCGGTCCTGGTCATGACAGACGTTTGATAATGTCGCATGATCTAGTACCAGGGTCAGTCATTCAATTGACATCAAAAGGCAATATTACAATGCCGTGTGATGCTGTAATTTTATCTGGTAGTTGTATCGCTCGAGAATCAG TTGCAGCCAATCCAAAGCACAAGTACCAGCTGCCTAAATCTAGAATGGAACTGTACGATCGGCAAAAACACCGCCAACACACTCTATTCCGGGGATCTTCTATTGTTTTGCAAACTGAAAAA gtgattGCTTTAGTTATCCGAACCGGGTGGAGTACGGAGAACGGCGGTGCCTTTGCAGCCAAAATGGCTAGTATTAGCTGCCCGTCGATTTTTGATCGCCATCGTGACCACCTGTTTTTACTTCTCGGCTTAACAGGGTTATGCTCTGCCGCATATGGAATTTACGTCAGA CATTCTTCACTTGATATTCCGAATCTTATCCTTACGGGAATGAGTTTAATCGTCATTTGCCTCCCACCGTTATTTTCTCCTGCGCTATTGCTTACCAGTCTTTATCCGCTTGTCCGTCTTTATCAGGATGGATTCCGTTTTAATTCTTTTGATGAACCTAGTTCCGTTTTAAATCGTGTAGGTGCCACCGACACCGTCTGTTTGCTCGAG AATGCACTTCTGCGAGATGCAGCTACAAAATTGCTAAAAGTTTCATCCACCAG GTACGATGAGTGGACACGTGATCCGCAGCTAACCTTATGCATGGCCTCCTGCGTCAACCATTTCACTCCGAATGACTTTCAG GTGTTTTCGACTGCGGCATGGAAAATTATTACCAACCAGAACAGCCACAGAGTGCAATCGGTTTGCAATGAATATGAAAGCTATCGCGTAACCAAAATCTATGCCGATGAGACCCATTCTTCATTACCATTCGTCTTGGTCAGAGCTGACCCAATTGAATCGGTAAACGCGACTTCGTGGTATTTCATACGAGGCCCATATTTAAGGGTTGTGGATTTCGCCGAAGAGTATTCGTTTG AAGAACAGCTTGAGTTGGTAGCATTTGCTGGACGCCAACTGACTGAAACGGAGAAGTTGTCAACTCTCGAACCCGACTTAAGTCTTCTGTTGCGGAAATTTCAGCTGTTAGGCCTAGCCTCAGTGGATTGTAACATATCAAAAGATTCCAGTGCAGTTGTTTCACTACTTCGCTCAGCCAACATAAGAACCTTGATGATATCAA AGAGGGACGTGAGAGAAGCCGTCCATCTGGCCCGCAACGCTGGGATTATCCTCAACAAAGAACCTGTGGCTCAGATAGAAATTCCGTCAATGGAAGGATTATATCCTCCATCGCTGAGAGTCATTGATCTTCCAGAAACTG GTTCAGGAATTGATCTTGAAGAAAACAGCATTCCGCGTAAGGCCCACGTTGTTCTGACTGGTGACATGTTGGATGCATTGCTAGAATCATTTCCAGAAATGGTTGATCAGATTATTGGCCGTGTAACTGTGTTTGCCTCTACAGACACCCTCCAAACGAACCGTTTCTTGGAAAAACTGAATGGACTGAATCGCAAAATGC TTGTGTGCAAGGATGCTGAAGATTGCTACCTCACGGTGCCCGTAAATTGCCTGACTTTGGCTCCACAAGATGAACATCAAATTTTGCATCGTGATTTATGCAATAGTCAATCTATCAGCAGTATTAGGGAGTTACTAGGGCAGAGCCGAGCCTCTTTAGTGGGATCTCTTGGGATCAGCAAGCTTATGGTGTGCTATATGGCTGCCCGGCTTACTTCCACCCTATTACTGTATGATAATCCGTCTCCGGCTATTCAAACCCTCTTCGTCGATCTCGTTTTAGTTATGGCTCCTACGATGTTATTTGGTTTCACGCAGCCGAATAATCATTCTCTCTCGAAAAAAAGGCCATCTCAATCGATCATCCGTTTGAAAGAAATATTGTCCGTCTTTTTTCAGCTGGCACTCGTCGTAGCCACACAATATTTTGCGCTGATCATGGCCCAGCATCAGCCATGGTTTGAAAGAACTTTGCTCAAGACGAATTGGACAGATGATTCCTTTACTTTATCGGACGAAAACTACGCAGTTTACTCCTTGTCCCTCTTTCAGTATTTAAATCTGTTTGTGGTTTTTTCGTCAGGGGCTCCTCATCTCCGTAGAATTTGGAGTAATCTAGGTCTTACTTTGTACCTTCTAACACTGGCAATCTTTTGCTCTGTTGTGGTTCTAGAACCACCGGAACAACTCAAAATTTTTATGGCGTTGAAAACTCCACCTGTCTTTGACTTCCGCCTGGCGTTGTTCTCGCTAGCCGTCATTTACATATTCACTTCCTTGGGAATTCAATGTCTGATTGATTACTGCTTTGTTCCAGTTTGCTTCTCACGTGCCTCGCCTCGTAATTTATCGGATCTGGAAGGTTTAGATAGTGCTAGTGTCAACGTTTTATATCGACCTTCCACTTTAACGACCCAAACACATCAGCTTGCCAGCGAGAAACTTTCCCGACCCACCACCTTAAACTTACCCATCTTTTAA
- the LOC116915933 gene encoding post-GPI attachment to proteins factor 2, producing MTLHPEKKTTIIMGKYGGRMLFRTVAVLTVMLPFVGFVVCVAWSLIFDFKSATATHCGVHNYLPSVSAAIGDYYPQRFIWRIAIALHTIPRIQIAHVYYMYFISILPKWHESTVLLNCLLNLVEVLSLFGLTFISSTDNYTIHKLFFITFLLTSTIYMALSIYLLRHRITPPSALEVKSGRYKLRLFVTTLLAVVGAVCFFARHNNYCEPMMYTWFAVCEYLVILCNMAFHMTAYWDFPNREWSLRQSSFIRQQFRI from the exons ATGACCTTGcatccagaaaaaaaaacaacaa TTATCATGGGAAAATATGGTGGTCGGATGCTTTTTCGAACAGTAGCAGTGCTGACAGTTATGCTACCATTTGTTGGTTTTGTTGTATGTGTAGCATGGTCTTTAATCTTTGACTTTAAAAGTGCAACTGCAACCCATTGTGGA GTGCACAATTACCTTCCATCAGTATCAGCTGCCATTGGGGACTATTACCCTCAAAGATTTATTTGGAGAATTGCCATAGCATTACACACAATTCCTAGGATACAGATAGCTCATGTTTACTATAtgtatttcatttctattCTCCCCAAATGGCATGAAAGTACTGTGTTACTTAACTGCCTATTAAATCTAGTGGAAGTTTTGTCTCTTTTTGGTCTCACCTTCATCTCCTCTACTGACAATTACA CCATccacaaacttttttttatcacattCCTCCTTACGTCGACAATTTACATGGCACTATCAATATACCTTCTTAGACATCGGATAACACCGCCTAGCGCATTGGAAGTTAAATCTGGTCGATATAAACTGCGTTTATTTGTAACCACTCTCCTTGCTGTTGTCGGAGCCGTCTGTTTCTTTGCTCGTCACAATAACTACTGTGAACCAATGA TGTACACATGGTTTGCCGTGTGCGAGTATCTGGTCATTCTCTGCAACATGGCATTCCACATGACGGCTTATTGGGATTTTCCAAATCGAGAATGGAGCCTACGGCAATCATCGTTCATTCGCCAACAGTTCCGAATCTGA
- the LOC116915926 gene encoding UDP-glucose 6-dehydrogenase isoform X1, whose protein sequence is MATNIAEIPVRKICCIGAGYVGGPTCSVLALNCPDIQVTVVDRNELRINQWNSEKLPIYEPGLEEIVKQCRGKNLFFSTDMAPALKEADLIFISVNTPTKTFGLGKGRAADLKFVESCARLIAEVCDRSKIVVEKSTVPVRSAASIVNVLKANTKPGVSYQVLSNPEFLAEGTAVNDLKNPDRVLIGGEESEEGKKAISALSWVYRHWVSADKIIEMNTWSSELSKLAANAFLAQRISSINAISAVCEATGADVSEVAKAIGLDSRLGPKFLQASVGWGGSCFQKDILNLVYISESLNLTSVAAYWQQVIDMNEYQKSRFGERIVQSMFNTITDKRIAILGFAFKKNTGDTRESPAIHVAKHLLEEGAFLHIYDPKVEKAQILLDLDQLDEESGISIHTDPYEAAKGTHALVICTEWDQFIVNTYDYQRMYDSMLKPAFVFDGRKILNHSALAKIGFHVETIGKRHGQSFQDHNWAGTNGI, encoded by the exons atggccacAAACATTGCTGAAATTCCAGTTCGCAAAATATGCTGCATTGGAGCTGGCTACGTTGGAGGCCCTACATGCAGTGTTTTAGCTCTAAATTGCCCTGATATTCAAGTGACTGTAGTTGACAGGAATGAACTGCGTATAAACCAGTGGAACTCAGAAAAGCTGCCTATTTATGAACCAGGTCTTGAAGAAATTGTTAAACAGTGTAGAGGAAAGAACTTGTTTTTCTCTACTGATATGGCTCCTGCCCTGAAAGAGgctgatttgatttttatttcggTTAACACTCCAACTAAAACTTTTGGCCTGGGCAAAGGCCGTGCCGCTGATTTGAAG ttTGTCGAATCTTGCGCTCGGCTTATCGCTGAAGTATGCGATCGAAGCAAGATTGTCGTAGAAAAGAGCACCGTTCCCGTTAGATCTGCTGCTTCAATCGTTAACGTTTTGAAAGCTAATACAAAACCGGGAGTTAGCTATCAAGTACTGTCTAATCCAGAGTTTCTAGCTGAAGGCACTGCAGTTAATGATCTCAAAAATCCCGATCGAGTTCTAATCGGTGGCGAAGAAAgtgaagagggaaaaaaagcCATTAGTGCACTTTCTTGGGTGTATCGTCATTGGGTTTCGGCGGATAAAATCATCGAGATGAACACTTGGTCTTCCGAGCTTTCGAAACTA GCTGCCAATGCATTTCTTGCGCAACGAATCTCAAGCATTAATGCCATATCCGCGGTTTGTGAGGCAACCGGTGCCGATGTCAGTGAAGTGGCCAAGGCCATCGGGCTCGATTCCCGTCTTGGACCCAAATTTCTCCAG GCTTCAGTCGGATGGGGTGGTAGCTGTTTTCAGAAGGACATTCTCAATTTGGTCTACATTAGTGAATCACTCAACTTAACGAGCGTAGCTGCTTATTGGCAACAAGTCATCGATATGAATGAGTATCAAAAATCGCGCTTTGGAGAGCGCATCGTACAATCAATGTTCAACACTATCACGGATAAGCGTATAGCAATTTTAGGATTTGCCTTCAAAAAGAACACTGGTGACACTCGCGAGTCACCCGCCATTCATGTGGCAAAGCATCTTCTTGAAGAAGGAGCTTTTCTTCATATCTACGATCCTAAA GTTGAAAAGGCTCAAATACTACTGGATCTAGATCAATTGGATGAAGAAAGTGGCATCAGTATTCACACGGACCCCTATGAAGCTGCCAAGGGCACCCATGCGCTTGTAATCTGCACGGAATGGGACCAATTTATAGTAAAC aCTTACGATTATCAACGTATGTATGATTCAATGCTAAAACCAGCATTTGTCTTCGACGGCCGCAAAATTCTCAACCATTCTGCTTTGGCCAAGATTGGTTTCCATGTCGAAACCATTGGAAAACGCCATGGGCAGAGCTTCCAG GACCACAACTGGGCCGGAACGAATggcatttaa
- the LOC116915926 gene encoding UDP-glucose 6-dehydrogenase isoform X2, giving the protein MATNIAEIPVRKICCIGAGYVGGPTCSVLALNCPDIQVTVVDRNELRINQWNSEKLPIYEPGLEEIVKQCRGKNLFFSTDMAPALKEADLIFISVNTPTKTFGLGKGRAADLKFVESCARLIAEVCDRSKIVVEKSTVPVRSAASIVNVLKANTKPGVSYQVLSNPEFLAEGTAVNDLKNPDRVLIGGEESEEGKKAISALSWVYRHWVSADKIIEMNTWSSELSKLAANAFLAQRISSINAISAVCEATGADVSEVAKAIGLDSRLGPKFLQASVGWGGSCFQKDILNLVYISESLNLTSVAAYWQQVIDMNEYQKSRFGERIVQSMFNTITDKRIAILGFAFKKNTGDTRESPAIHVAKHLLEEGAFLHIYDPKVEKAQILLDLDQLDEESGISIHTDPYEAAKGTHALVICTEWDQFITYDYQRMYDSMLKPAFVFDGRKILNHSALAKIGFHVETIGKRHGQSFQDHNWAGTNGI; this is encoded by the exons atggccacAAACATTGCTGAAATTCCAGTTCGCAAAATATGCTGCATTGGAGCTGGCTACGTTGGAGGCCCTACATGCAGTGTTTTAGCTCTAAATTGCCCTGATATTCAAGTGACTGTAGTTGACAGGAATGAACTGCGTATAAACCAGTGGAACTCAGAAAAGCTGCCTATTTATGAACCAGGTCTTGAAGAAATTGTTAAACAGTGTAGAGGAAAGAACTTGTTTTTCTCTACTGATATGGCTCCTGCCCTGAAAGAGgctgatttgatttttatttcggTTAACACTCCAACTAAAACTTTTGGCCTGGGCAAAGGCCGTGCCGCTGATTTGAAG ttTGTCGAATCTTGCGCTCGGCTTATCGCTGAAGTATGCGATCGAAGCAAGATTGTCGTAGAAAAGAGCACCGTTCCCGTTAGATCTGCTGCTTCAATCGTTAACGTTTTGAAAGCTAATACAAAACCGGGAGTTAGCTATCAAGTACTGTCTAATCCAGAGTTTCTAGCTGAAGGCACTGCAGTTAATGATCTCAAAAATCCCGATCGAGTTCTAATCGGTGGCGAAGAAAgtgaagagggaaaaaaagcCATTAGTGCACTTTCTTGGGTGTATCGTCATTGGGTTTCGGCGGATAAAATCATCGAGATGAACACTTGGTCTTCCGAGCTTTCGAAACTA GCTGCCAATGCATTTCTTGCGCAACGAATCTCAAGCATTAATGCCATATCCGCGGTTTGTGAGGCAACCGGTGCCGATGTCAGTGAAGTGGCCAAGGCCATCGGGCTCGATTCCCGTCTTGGACCCAAATTTCTCCAG GCTTCAGTCGGATGGGGTGGTAGCTGTTTTCAGAAGGACATTCTCAATTTGGTCTACATTAGTGAATCACTCAACTTAACGAGCGTAGCTGCTTATTGGCAACAAGTCATCGATATGAATGAGTATCAAAAATCGCGCTTTGGAGAGCGCATCGTACAATCAATGTTCAACACTATCACGGATAAGCGTATAGCAATTTTAGGATTTGCCTTCAAAAAGAACACTGGTGACACTCGCGAGTCACCCGCCATTCATGTGGCAAAGCATCTTCTTGAAGAAGGAGCTTTTCTTCATATCTACGATCCTAAA GTTGAAAAGGCTCAAATACTACTGGATCTAGATCAATTGGATGAAGAAAGTGGCATCAGTATTCACACGGACCCCTATGAAGCTGCCAAGGGCACCCATGCGCTTGTAATCTGCACGGAATGGGACCAATTTATA aCTTACGATTATCAACGTATGTATGATTCAATGCTAAAACCAGCATTTGTCTTCGACGGCCGCAAAATTCTCAACCATTCTGCTTTGGCCAAGATTGGTTTCCATGTCGAAACCATTGGAAAACGCCATGGGCAGAGCTTCCAG GACCACAACTGGGCCGGAACGAATggcatttaa